From bacterium, one genomic window encodes:
- the serS gene encoding serine--tRNA ligase, with translation MLDLKFVRENLDLLRERLATRGMDVDLAPFRALEGERRALILEIEELRARRNAVSKEIAAAKKRGEDAAAAVAAMREVGDRVQALEARQRANDEALIELMRNVPNLPHASVPVGASEEDNLEVRRWGAPPAFDFEPKAHWDLGETLGILDFERAAKISGARFCVSFGLGARLERALISFMIDLHVNEHGYREVLPPFLVNRESLIGTGQLPKFEAELFRSDPSGYYLIPTAEVPVTNIHRGEILEGARLPVKYVAWTPCFRAEAGAAGKDTRGLIRQHQFNKVELVKFADPATSYDELEALTRDACTVLERLGLPYRVVALCTGDLGFSSAKTYDIEVWMPGQGRYREISSCSNFEDFQARRAEIRFRPEPKAKPALVHTLNGSGLAIGRTVVAILENFQRADGSVAIPPALVPYMGGATEITAP, from the coding sequence GTGCTCGATCTGAAGTTCGTCCGCGAGAACCTCGACCTGCTGCGCGAGCGGCTCGCCACGCGCGGGATGGACGTCGACCTGGCCCCCTTCCGCGCGCTCGAGGGCGAGCGGCGCGCGCTCATCCTGGAGATCGAGGAGCTGCGCGCGCGGCGCAACGCGGTGTCCAAGGAGATCGCCGCGGCGAAGAAGCGCGGCGAGGACGCGGCCGCGGCGGTCGCCGCGATGCGCGAGGTCGGCGATCGCGTCCAGGCGCTCGAGGCCCGCCAGCGCGCCAACGACGAGGCGCTCATCGAGCTGATGCGCAACGTCCCGAACCTGCCGCACGCGTCGGTGCCGGTCGGCGCGAGCGAGGAGGACAACCTCGAGGTGCGCCGCTGGGGCGCGCCGCCGGCGTTCGACTTCGAGCCCAAGGCGCACTGGGACCTCGGCGAGACCCTCGGCATCCTGGATTTCGAGCGCGCCGCGAAGATCTCCGGCGCGCGCTTCTGCGTCTCGTTCGGCCTCGGTGCGCGGCTCGAGCGCGCGCTCATCTCCTTCATGATCGACCTGCACGTGAACGAGCACGGTTACCGCGAGGTGCTGCCGCCGTTCCTCGTCAACCGCGAGAGCCTCATCGGCACCGGTCAGCTGCCGAAGTTCGAGGCCGAGCTGTTCCGCAGCGACCCTTCGGGGTACTACCTCATCCCGACGGCGGAGGTCCCGGTGACCAACATCCACCGCGGCGAGATCCTCGAGGGGGCGCGGCTGCCGGTGAAGTACGTCGCGTGGACGCCGTGCTTCCGCGCGGAGGCGGGCGCAGCCGGCAAGGACACGCGGGGGCTGATCCGCCAGCACCAGTTCAACAAGGTCGAGCTGGTGAAGTTCGCCGACCCGGCGACCTCCTACGACGAGCTGGAGGCGCTCACCCGCGACGCCTGCACGGTGCTCGAGCGGCTGGGCCTGCCGTATCGCGTCGTCGCGCTGTGCACCGGCGACCTCGGCTTCTCGTCGGCGAAGACCTACGACATCGAGGTCTGGATGCCGGGGCAGGGGCGCTACCGTGAGATCTCCTCCTGCAGCAACTTCGAGGACTTCCAGGCGCGTCGCGCCGAGATCCGCTTCCGGCCGGAGCCGAAGGCCAAGCCGGCCCTCGTGCACACGCTCAACGGCTCGGGCCTCGCGATCGGCCGGACCGTCGTCGCGATCCTCGAGAACTTTCAGCGCGCGGACGGCTCGGTGGCCATCCCCCCCGCCCTGGTCCCGTACATGGGCGGTGCGACGGAGATCACGGCGCCCTGA
- a CDS encoding tyrosine-type recombinase/integrase, with translation MVVAALNTGMRRGELMNLEWNDVDFGRNQILVRHSNDLRYAHLSQPHKQRAVETLAGSPMDTFWTQRSGRWPTPISEMDANQRNSRGSRWRALRDSNPRPTDS, from the coding sequence ATGGTCGTCGCGGCGCTGAACACCGGCATGCGCCGCGGCGAGCTGATGAACCTGGAGTGGAACGACGTCGACTTCGGCCGCAACCAGATCCTGGTGCGTCACTCGAATGACCTGCGTTACGCCCACCTCTCCCAGCCGCACAAGCAACGGGCAGTCGAAACCCTTGCCGGCTCACCGATGGACACTTTTTGGACACAGAGGTCCGGAAGGTGGCCAACTCCCATTTCGGAGATGGACGCTAACCAGCGGAATTCCCGAGGGAGTAGGTGGCGCGCCCTGAGGGATTCGAACCCCCGACCTACGGATTCGTAG